From a single Brassica oleracea var. oleracea cultivar TO1000 chromosome C5, BOL, whole genome shotgun sequence genomic region:
- the LOC106293892 gene encoding WEB family protein At3g02930, chloroplastic-like — protein MASKIKSGASETTLSKSSPGSLRVPKLSRVMTRSEPNSPSPTQHSRLDRSSANSKPSTEKRSPKVPTPPEKTQTRAVKASESQPRLIQIKEDLRKANELIASLENEKAKALDELKQVRRDAEEASEKLEEALKAQIKAEENFEIQKFEVVEAGIEAVQRKEEEMKKEIENVKKQHASEASSALLSATRELAAANDAKSKVQSEAHDATKMAAIHAEKVEILSSELIRLKALLDSTREKETISNKEIASKLGVEIVVLKRELENARGFKAKVNELESVIERLKEELHSVKTAETYAQSSAEEWRNKAEELEEQLEEGEEVKRSALVSLVSMTKQLEESNGRLQDMESEVTDLKEKIRLLETVVARKKEDLEESEERLSVAEEELSKAEKVAVRLKNELETAKEEKSQALKKERDATSSVQVLLEEKNKLLSELESSKEEEEKSKKAMESLASALHEVSCEARELRDLKLVMKATTEKYENMLEEARQEIDVLVNAVEQTKKEFESSVVDWETREAGLVSHVKKFDEEVSSMGKEMVRLGNLVKRTKEEADAAWKKESEMRDGLKEVEDEVVYLQETLREERAERLKLNEKMLDKETEFQSVVRENDLLRVKQEGSLKRIDELEEALAKKDRGEVSESEKEYDLLPNVVEFSEENGHRSGAEEKKDDSRVEVEFKMWESCEIEKKEAFHKGKEDPKEEVEDEREKTSPENLKERREEQVVNEEKEKKIKKKTLFGKVGNLLKKKGPPVNQR, from the exons AAGTGGTGCATCCGAAACGACTCTGAGCAAATCATCTCCAGGATCTCTAAGAGTGCCTAAACTGAGTCGGGTAATGACAAGATCTGAACCTAATTCTCCTTCACCCACTCAGCATTCACGACTTGACCGCTCTTCTGCTAACTCAAAGCCTTCTACTGAAAAGAGGTCTCCCAAGGTTCCAACTCCACCAGAG AAAACTCAAACACGTGCTGTGAAAGCATCAGAGTCGCAACCTCGGTTGATCCAGATTAAGGAAGATCTAAGGAAAGCGAATGAGCTGATAGCATCCCTTGAAAACGAAAAAGCTAAAGCACTTGATGAGCTTAAACAAGTGCGGAGAGACGCCGAAGAGGCGTCAGAGAAGCTTGAAGAGGCTTTAAAAGCTCAGATAAAGGCCGAGGAGAATTTTGAAATCCAGAAATTTGAGGTTGTTGAGGCAGGGATAGAGGCAGTTCAGAGAAAAGAAGAAGAAATGAAGAAGGAAATCGAGAACGTCAAGAAACAACACGCTTCTGAAGCTTCATCAGCTCTTCTTTCCGCCACCCGGGAGCTGGCGGCGGCCAACGACGCCAAGAGCAAGGTCCAGAGTGAAGCACATGATGCCACCAAGATGGCTGCTATCCATGCGGAGAAAGTGGAGATCTTATCATCCGAGCTGATACGGTTAAAGGCTTTGCTTGACTCCACCAGGGAGAAAGAAACAATCTCCAACAAGGAGATTGCTTCGAAGCTAGGAGTGGAGATAGTGGTCTTGAAAAGAGAGCTTGAGAACGCGAGAGGATTCAAAGCAAAGGTCAATGAGCTAGAGAGTGTCATCGAGAGGCTTAAGGAAGAGTTACATTCTGTAAAGACGGCGGAGACTTACGCACAGAGCTCAGCTGAAGAGTGGCGTAACAAAGCAGAAGAGTTGGAGGAACAGTTAGAGGAAGGTGAGGAGGTTAAGAGATCTGCATTGGTTTCTTTGGTATCTATGACGAAGCAGCTGGAAGAAAGCAATGGTAGATTGCAGGATATGGAGTCTGAAGTTACTGATCTCAAGGAGAAGATCAGGTTACTGGAGACGGTGGTTGCTAGGAAGAAGGAGGATCTTGAGGAATCTGAAGAGAGGCTAAGTGTTGCAGAAGAAGAATTATCAAAGGCCGAGAAAGTGGCGGTTAGATTGAAGAACGAGCTTGAAACTGCGAAGGAGGAGAAGAGTCAGGCGTTAAAGAAGGAGCGAGATGCTACCTCAAGTGTTCAAGTGCTATTGGAAGAGAAAAACAAGTTATTATCAGAGCTGGAGAGCTCAAAAGAAGAAGAGGAGAAGAGCAAGAAAGCTATGGAGAGTTTAGCTTCAGCGTTGCACGAGGTGTCGTGCGAAGCACGTGAGTTGAGAGATCTGAAGCTTGTCATGAAAGCAACGACCGAGAAGTACGAGAATATGCTCGAGGAGGCGAGGCAAGAGATCGATGTTCTTGTCAACGCGGTGGAGCAGACCAAGAAGGAGTTCGAGAGCTCGGTGGTGGACTGGGAGACGAGGGAAGCTGGTTTGGTTAGCCACGTGAAGAAGTTCGACGAAGAGGTTTCTTCGATGGGGAAAGAGATGGTTAGGTTGGGGAACCTGGTGAAGAGGACTAAAGAGGAAGCTGACGCGGCGTGGAAGAAAGAGTCTGAGATGAGAGATGGGTTGAAAGAGGTGGAAGACGAGGTGGTTTATCTTCAGGAGACTCTAAGGGAAGAGAGAGCTGAGAGGTTGAAACTGAATGAGAAGATGTTGGATAAAGAAACTGAGTTTCAGAGCGTTGTTCGTGAGAATGATTTGCTGAGAGTGAAGCAGGAGGGTTCTTTGAAGAGGATTGATGAGTTAGAGGAAGCATTGGCCAAGAAAGATAGAGGTGAGGTCAGTGAGAGCGAGAAGGAGTATGATTTGCTTCCGAATGTGGTTGAGTTCTCTGAGGAGAATGGTCATAGAAGTGGTGCAGAAGAGAAGAAGGATGATAGTAGAGTTGAAGTTGAGTTTAAAATGTGGGAAAGTTGTGAGATTGAGAAGAAAGAAGCTTTCCATAAAGGGAAAGAGGATCCAAAAGAAGAAGTGGAAGACGAAAGAGAGAAAACCTCACCGGAAAACTTGAAAGAAAGAAGAGAAGAGCAGGTGGTGAATGAGGAGAAGGAGAAGAAGATTAAGAAGAAGACTCTGTTTGGTAAAGTTGGGAACCTTCTCAAGAAGAAAGGACCACCTGTGAATCAGAGATGA